One window of the Aquificaceae bacterium genome contains the following:
- a CDS encoding polyprenyl synthetase family protein translates to MISTQDIRERILSYLEPEVREVYDIGSYIISSGGKGVRPLLTIMVCEALGGDVERVIPLAVGIEYVHVASLLHDDVVDGAQTRRGKRSANLVFGNQACVLTGDYMYAKALSLYAQYGNLESIQVLSDAVMKMSQGQLLELGSLGKIIDQETYFRIIDYKTGALFGACMAVGALMAGRKDYWDFYQIGILAGRAFQLIDDALDYEGIEEKIGKPVGSDLAEGKCTYPLLSVLDKLNEEEKQLFYKREHKKLRDIVLKLGGVKKTKERAEVELEKVLKFVKGWDSVGSIENFIKKLVYRES, encoded by the coding sequence ATGATAAGCACACAGGATATAAGAGAAAGAATATTATCTTATCTTGAGCCAGAGGTAAGAGAAGTATATGATATAGGGTCATACATCATATCCTCGGGTGGAAAGGGCGTAAGACCTCTTCTTACCATCATGGTATGTGAAGCTTTGGGTGGTGATGTGGAAAGGGTTATTCCTCTGGCAGTAGGCATTGAATATGTGCATGTAGCTTCCTTGCTTCATGACGATGTGGTGGATGGCGCACAGACAAGAAGAGGCAAAAGGAGTGCAAACCTTGTCTTTGGCAATCAAGCATGCGTATTAACAGGTGATTACATGTATGCAAAGGCACTTTCTCTATACGCACAGTATGGAAATCTTGAAAGCATACAGGTCCTTAGTGATGCGGTGATGAAAATGTCTCAGGGACAGCTTCTTGAACTTGGAAGCCTTGGGAAGATTATTGACCAAGAGACCTACTTTAGAATAATAGACTATAAAACAGGTGCACTCTTTGGAGCTTGTATGGCAGTTGGAGCTCTTATGGCTGGAAGAAAAGACTACTGGGATTTTTATCAAATAGGTATTCTTGCTGGTAGGGCATTTCAACTCATTGATGATGCTCTGGATTATGAGGGCATTGAAGAGAAAATAGGTAAGCCTGTGGGCTCCGACCTTGCGGAAGGAAAATGCACCTACCCTCTCCTTAGCGTGCTTGATAAACTGAATGAAGAAGAAAAACAGCTCTTTTACAAAAGGGAGCATAAAAAACTCAGAGATATTGTTTTGAAACTCGGTGGAGTGAAAAAGACGAAAGAAAGGGCAGAGGTTGAACTTGAAAAGGTCTTAAAGTTTGTAAAGGGCTGGGATAGCGTTGGTAGTATAGAAAACTTCATAAAGAAGTTGGTATACAGAGAAAGTTAA
- a CDS encoding FAD-dependent oxidoreductase, whose protein sequence is MSKHVVIIGGGIGGIATAYDLKKLDKNLKVTVISGRPYFGFTPSYPHLALGWRRFEDISIPLVGLLPKHGIDFINEDAESIDPEANKVKTKGGKTIEYDYLVIATGPKLVFGVEGQEQYSTSVCTAEHAMELNKKLEEFYRNPGPVVVGAIPGVSCFGPAYEFAFMLHHELKKRGIRHKVPITYITSEPYVGHLGLGGVGPSRRLMEDLMEERSIKWVANVKITKVEPDKVIYEDLEGKTYEAPAKLSMLMPRFMGPEVVQSAGDKVANPANKMVIVNKCFQNPTYKNIFGVGVVTAIPPVEQTPIPTGAPKTGMMIEQMALAVAHNIVNDIRNNPDRYAPELSAICVADLGGDAIGFFASPVIPPRSRVLYKKGVIMHYIKSAFEKYFMRKVKHGDVAPWFEEKGLGLFLKVHPIHLCADCSGSPGHPC, encoded by the coding sequence ATGAGCAAGCATGTAGTGATAATTGGTGGCGGTATAGGAGGAATAGCCACCGCCTACGACCTGAAAAAGTTGGACAAAAACCTTAAAGTCACGGTCATCTCGGGAAGGCCCTATTTTGGCTTTACGCCCTCTTATCCTCACCTTGCCTTAGGATGGAGAAGGTTTGAAGACATAAGCATCCCGTTGGTAGGTCTGCTTCCAAAGCACGGTATAGACTTCATAAACGAGGATGCAGAGAGCATTGACCCAGAAGCCAACAAGGTAAAGACAAAGGGTGGCAAGACTATAGAATATGACTACCTTGTGATAGCAACGGGTCCCAAACTGGTTTTCGGTGTAGAAGGTCAAGAACAGTATTCTACTTCTGTCTGCACCGCAGAGCATGCTATGGAACTAAACAAAAAACTTGAGGAGTTTTACAGAAACCCTGGACCTGTAGTGGTTGGTGCTATACCCGGTGTTAGCTGTTTTGGTCCCGCTTATGAGTTTGCCTTTATGCTACACCATGAGCTTAAAAAGAGGGGTATAAGACACAAGGTCCCTATAACCTACATAACCTCTGAACCTTATGTGGGACATTTAGGTCTTGGTGGTGTTGGACCTTCCAGAAGGCTTATGGAAGACCTTATGGAAGAAAGGAGCATAAAGTGGGTAGCAAACGTGAAGATAACAAAGGTAGAGCCTGATAAGGTAATATACGAAGACCTTGAAGGCAAGACCTACGAAGCTCCTGCAAAGCTCTCCATGCTCATGCCAAGGTTTATGGGACCAGAGGTAGTTCAGTCTGCAGGGGACAAAGTGGCAAACCCTGCTAACAAGATGGTTATAGTAAACAAATGCTTCCAAAACCCCACCTATAAAAACATCTTCGGAGTTGGAGTTGTTACCGCCATACCTCCAGTAGAGCAAACACCCATACCCACAGGTGCACCAAAAACGGGTATGATGATAGAGCAGATGGCTCTCGCAGTAGCCCATAATATAGTTAACGACATTAGAAACAACCCAGACAGGTATGCACCGGAGCTATCCGCCATATGCGTCGCAGACTTGGGTGGCGACGCCATAGGATTCTTTGCCTCTCCAGTGATTCCCCCAAGGTCAAGGGTTCTTTACAAGAAGGGTGTCATAATGCACTACATAAAGTCCGCTTTTGAAAAATACTTCATGCGAAAGGTAAAACATGGAGATGTAGCACCATGGTTTGAAGAAAAAGGACTCGGGCTTTTCCTAAAGGTTCATCCTATACATCTTTGTGCTGACTGTTCGGGTTCACCAGGTCATCCATGTTAA
- the petA gene encoding ubiquinol-cytochrome c reductase iron-sulfur subunit, producing METSRRDLLGLAIGGLGVVGVLGVLYPLVKTLAPSEASLAGAVVEVDVASIPEGQVRVVSWKGKPVFVVKLPQDFQWAGKTREDKNAKLLQGQDAYAVVAVCTHLGCVPLWKPQGEAGFNYPVFHCPCHGGFYSPWGDVVAGPPPRPLYVPPQKRDGDKLVIGEPGFVKELT from the coding sequence ATGGAGACCTCAAGAAGGGACCTTTTAGGTCTCGCCATAGGCGGTTTAGGAGTAGTAGGAGTCCTTGGGGTTCTATACCCGCTTGTTAAAACCCTTGCACCAAGTGAAGCTTCTCTTGCGGGTGCTGTGGTGGAAGTGGACGTGGCTTCAATTCCCGAAGGACAGGTAAGGGTTGTCTCATGGAAAGGCAAACCTGTCTTTGTGGTCAAACTCCCTCAGGACTTCCAGTGGGCAGGTAAAACAAGGGAAGACAAAAACGCCAAGCTACTTCAGGGTCAAGATGCCTATGCAGTAGTAGCAGTTTGCACCCATCTTGGCTGTGTTCCTCTATGGAAACCTCAAGGTGAAGCAGGCTTTAACTATCCTGTTTTTCATTGTCCCTGTCATGGTGGGTTCTATTCTCCGTGGGGTGATGTTGTAGCTGGACCTCCTCCAAGACCCCTATACGTGCCTCCACAAAAGAGAGATGGTGATAAGTTAGTAATAGGTGAACCTGGGTTTGTAAAGGAACTTACATAA
- a CDS encoding cytochrome bc complex cytochrome b subunit — translation MLGRIGRWIDERAHISELWQSQMVDYRVPKNLTFPYAFGIMALVAFVIQVISGIFLTMYYQPNVHTAFDSANYTIMKEVPFMWLIRHVHAAGANFFLAIVYLHIFTGIYYNAYKKPRELTWIVGWLIYFVLITTALTGYLLPWGQLSYWGMVVTAEIPTSIDSAPLIGNLKIGETISIWMKGGYEIGQITLGRFFGLHIWLLPLILLLLVSIHLYLVRAAGISNPEGREIDKKKEGVPFHPYMTLKEGAYVMGYLAVFFFFVFFYMHHFLPPDNYDPADPFKTPEHIAPEWYLLAYYTIFRSIPDKFLGFVAFNLTLIFLLILPFLDFSPLRSARNRPLFFIMFIVLVISSMALTILGTMPPTPTNALLGLIFTGGLFAFFLSLPIISIIEWRLYKAKGGEKQ, via the coding sequence ATGCTTGGAAGGATTGGTAGATGGATTGATGAAAGAGCACATATTTCTGAGCTATGGCAGTCTCAGATGGTGGACTATAGAGTCCCCAAGAACCTTACATTCCCCTATGCCTTTGGTATAATGGCACTTGTTGCTTTTGTCATTCAGGTTATTTCCGGTATATTCCTCACCATGTATTATCAACCAAACGTCCATACCGCCTTTGACAGTGCCAACTATACCATAATGAAGGAAGTTCCCTTCATGTGGCTTATAAGGCACGTGCACGCAGCGGGAGCTAACTTCTTCCTTGCAATAGTATACCTCCATATATTCACTGGCATATACTACAACGCCTACAAAAAGCCAAGAGAGCTAACCTGGATAGTAGGTTGGCTCATATACTTTGTTCTAATCACTACAGCCCTTACAGGATATCTCTTGCCTTGGGGACAGCTCTCCTATTGGGGCATGGTGGTCACAGCAGAAATACCTACATCCATAGACTCTGCTCCCCTGATAGGTAATCTAAAGATAGGAGAAACTATTTCCATATGGATGAAAGGTGGATATGAAATAGGACAGATAACTCTTGGAAGGTTCTTTGGTCTTCACATATGGCTTTTGCCACTTATACTTCTGCTTCTTGTGAGCATTCACCTCTATTTGGTGCGTGCTGCGGGCATATCCAACCCAGAGGGAAGAGAGATAGACAAGAAAAAAGAAGGAGTGCCTTTCCACCCCTACATGACCCTCAAAGAAGGTGCGTATGTGATGGGATACCTTGCGGTGTTCTTCTTCTTTGTCTTCTTCTACATGCACCACTTCTTGCCACCAGACAACTACGACCCTGCAGACCCATTTAAGACACCAGAGCACATAGCTCCAGAGTGGTATCTGCTTGCCTACTACACCATATTTAGGTCCATACCAGACAAGTTCCTCGGTTTTGTAGCCTTTAACCTTACCCTTATTTTCCTTCTTATACTACCTTTCCTTGACTTTTCTCCTCTAAGGAGTGCAAGGAATAGACCTCTCTTCTTTATAATGTTTATAGTGCTTGTAATTTCTTCTATGGCTCTTACCATACTTGGCACTATGCCTCCCACACCTACCAACGCACTGCTTGGTCTTATATTCACTGGAGGTCTTTTTGCTTTCTTCCTCTCTCTACCAATAATCTCCATCATAGAGTGGCGTTTGTATAAAGCAAAAGGAGGTGAAAAGCAATGA
- a CDS encoding c-type cytochrome, with translation MIKTVFFTVITVLFFYIIWINNIFAPHKRYEMPAQYARIADDVKSYAKEGKQLFELYCQACHSVRYDGVYISSVQANPKLQTLQEKYGKVLPRDVYEAVFYEDLMALKESFGKVPPDLSTIYLVKGKEYLFAFTLEPDKVIPGTSMPAVVAGMPEETAKIIAYLKSVAEPPPEEKNKRVLMGVGTIAYFVVMGVLLWIWRGRILKRMGLH, from the coding sequence ATGATAAAGACTGTGTTCTTTACGGTTATCACAGTTCTCTTTTTCTACATAATATGGATAAACAACATTTTTGCTCCTCACAAGCGTTATGAAATGCCTGCACAGTATGCAAGGATAGCTGACGATGTGAAGAGCTATGCAAAAGAAGGTAAACAGCTCTTTGAACTATACTGTCAGGCATGCCACTCTGTCAGGTATGATGGAGTGTATATAAGCTCCGTGCAAGCAAACCCTAAACTCCAAACACTTCAAGAAAAGTATGGAAAGGTGCTTCCAAGAGATGTATACGAAGCGGTATTTTATGAAGACCTAATGGCTTTGAAAGAATCCTTTGGTAAAGTGCCACCAGACCTCTCCACCATATATTTAGTTAAAGGTAAAGAATATCTCTTCGCCTTCACTCTTGAGCCTGATAAAGTCATACCTGGCACCTCCATGCCAGCGGTTGTGGCAGGAATGCCCGAGGAGACCGCAAAAATAATAGCTTACCTTAAATCTGTGGCTGAGCCTCCTCCAGAGGAGAAAAACAAGAGGGTTCTTATGGGTGTTGGCACAATAGCCTATTTTGTGGTTATGGGAGTTCTCCTTTGGATATGGAGAGGCAGAATACTCAAGAGGATGGGTTTGCACTAA
- the trxB gene encoding thioredoxin-disulfide reductase, giving the protein MELTLDFSTDKIYDVVIIGAGPAGSSAAIYTARAGLSTLVLYRAEADGALGVTQQIENYPGIRGPISGYELLKLIREHAKAFGAEFVRGKVIATDLLGEIKKVYTIDGREFRGRAVIIASGAMERTNKYKGEEEFLGRGVSYCGVCDAAFFKGKPVAVIGDDDYALEETEFIARFASKIYLVVPSSRIKAPREIVSEIQFNPKVEILLHHRVLEIVGTSLVEGLWVQNIDTKEKKLLQVDGVFIFLGGNKPSVDFLMNQVEMTGDQCIVVNEEMMTSVPGVFAAGDVLCNNIKQAVIAAADGVKAALAVDKYLNKKTKITAQW; this is encoded by the coding sequence ATGGAGCTAACTTTGGACTTTAGCACGGATAAGATTTATGATGTTGTTATAATAGGTGCTGGTCCTGCAGGTTCGTCCGCAGCCATTTATACCGCAAGGGCAGGGCTTTCCACACTGGTTCTATATAGGGCTGAAGCGGATGGAGCACTTGGAGTAACCCAGCAAATAGAGAACTATCCAGGCATAAGGGGACCCATATCCGGTTATGAACTTTTAAAGCTCATACGCGAGCATGCTAAAGCCTTTGGTGCTGAATTTGTAAGAGGCAAGGTGATAGCCACAGACCTTCTTGGTGAAATAAAAAAGGTCTACACCATAGATGGAAGAGAGTTTAGGGGCAGAGCGGTAATAATAGCTTCTGGTGCCATGGAAAGAACAAACAAGTATAAGGGTGAAGAAGAGTTTCTTGGCAGGGGTGTGTCCTACTGTGGAGTCTGCGACGCTGCCTTTTTCAAAGGTAAACCAGTAGCGGTCATAGGGGATGATGACTACGCTCTTGAGGAGACCGAGTTTATAGCTCGCTTTGCAAGTAAGATATATTTGGTTGTGCCCTCAAGCAGGATAAAAGCACCACGAGAGATAGTTTCCGAAATACAATTCAACCCAAAGGTAGAAATCCTTTTGCATCACAGAGTCTTGGAGATAGTGGGCACTTCTCTTGTGGAAGGACTTTGGGTTCAAAACATAGACACTAAGGAGAAAAAACTATTACAGGTAGACGGTGTTTTTATCTTTCTTGGTGGCAACAAGCCTTCTGTAGACTTTTTGATGAACCAGGTGGAGATGACAGGAGACCAATGTATAGTAGTTAACGAAGAGATGATGACCTCGGTCCCAGGTGTTTTTGCCGCAGGAGATGTGCTCTGCAACAATATAAAGCAGGCGGTTATAGCCGCAGCAGATGGAGTAAAGGCTGCACTTGCGGTGGATAAATACCTTAACAAAAAGACAAAAATTACCGCCCAGTGGTAA
- a CDS encoding redoxin domain-containing protein, with translation MEALKVGQKVPNFEMEVYDPKTHSFGKVSLEDLLKERKWVVLFFYPADFTFVCPTELADLADYYEELQRMGVEVISVSTDTKYTHLAWQKTEKLLEKVKYLMGADPTGKVSRLFGVYDENTGLALRGTFIINPDGILVGSEVNFYNVGRNAEELVRKMKANAYLMSHPDEACPAKWKEGDKTLKPSQELVGRVYEAFQT, from the coding sequence ATGGAAGCTTTGAAGGTAGGACAGAAGGTTCCGAACTTTGAGATGGAGGTTTACGACCCCAAAACCCACAGCTTTGGAAAGGTTTCTTTAGAAGACCTTCTCAAAGAAAGGAAATGGGTAGTGCTATTTTTCTATCCTGCGGACTTTACCTTTGTATGTCCCACAGAGCTTGCGGACCTCGCAGATTACTATGAGGAACTCCAAAGAATGGGTGTGGAGGTAATATCTGTTTCCACAGATACAAAGTATACACACCTCGCTTGGCAAAAGACGGAAAAACTCCTTGAGAAGGTGAAATACCTTATGGGTGCGGACCCTACAGGGAAGGTTTCAAGGCTTTTTGGAGTTTATGATGAGAACACGGGGCTTGCTCTAAGGGGGACTTTCATAATAAACCCAGATGGTATTCTCGTCGGCTCTGAAGTAAACTTCTATAACGTGGGAAGAAATGCGGAAGAACTTGTAAGAAAGATGAAGGCAAACGCCTACCTTATGAGTCATCCAGATGAAGCATGCCCAGCAAAGTGGAAAGAAGGAGATAAAACTCTCAAGCCTTCTCAAGAGCTCGTAGGAAGAGTTTATGAAGCTTTTCAAACTTGA
- a CDS encoding endonuclease MutS2, with translation MRDRDLIRLEFFQVLERIKTHARSKATERYIDQIRPIKDATLLREEINLLEDFLKISHRLLIYPFEDVEDLIKKTTIKDYALSVEEALSLLKVIKLIKEVRRSLGEVVQNYKTLVPLVKGLHLFNSLETLIESTIDPRGFVKDFASEDLREIRQKIRDTEKEVLKRLEAVLSRPDADRIFSDKFVAYKNGRYVLPVRTTEVKRIIGVVHGTSSSGYTTYVEPQSVIDLNNRLITLREEEEEEVKRILRKLSSMIGEQAQRLMEAFKTLVKVDYLKALAEFSESYGGKFPKIGDHIELLGVKHPLLVFLKEEVVPIDIVIKEKKGLVLTGPNTGGKTVALKTLGLCCLLFQSAIPIPVQEGTLPVFENIFVDIGDEQSIEQSLSTFSSHITNIAEFLPYVNSKSLVLLDELGAGTDPVEGSALGIAILEYLKEKNSFVLVNTHHTPIKVYALNSSYYTPATTLFDKESLKPLYKIVYDAVGESMALFVAQRCGLPQELIEKAKRFLPVGFEEYFTAREILEGYIKEYHEKLGKLQEEKERLEKLAIEQEAMLKELENRKREEIRKAVEEVKKRFEEFLLEAEKHMRSLKDRQKLRELFREKIESVYIKEQEEAIKVGDWVDMFGSKGKVLEIKDDRACVVSGNVKAWVRLSELKRIEQPPEEEQPKKVYEIRKSLPSEINLIGFSVQEALTKLELFLQEAHSMGIKVVKVIHGYGTLKKAVQEFLSSSPLVVFHREGYPKEGGAGTSLVYLSRD, from the coding sequence ATGAGAGATAGAGACCTTATAAGGCTTGAGTTTTTTCAGGTTTTGGAAAGGATAAAAACACACGCTCGTTCAAAGGCGACAGAACGCTACATTGACCAAATAAGACCCATCAAAGACGCAACGCTCCTTAGGGAAGAGATTAACCTCCTGGAAGACTTCCTTAAAATTTCACACAGGCTTTTAATATACCCTTTTGAAGATGTGGAAGACCTTATAAAGAAAACTACCATAAAAGATTACGCCCTTAGTGTAGAAGAAGCCCTCTCCCTTTTAAAGGTCATAAAACTTATTAAGGAAGTCAGGCGCTCTCTTGGTGAAGTGGTGCAAAACTACAAGACTCTTGTCCCCCTCGTAAAAGGCTTACATCTCTTTAATAGCCTTGAAACCCTTATTGAATCTACCATAGACCCGAGGGGCTTTGTAAAGGATTTTGCCAGTGAAGACCTCAGAGAAATAAGACAAAAGATAAGGGATACGGAGAAGGAAGTGTTAAAAAGGTTAGAGGCGGTTCTTTCAAGACCTGATGCGGACAGGATATTTTCTGATAAGTTCGTGGCTTATAAAAACGGCAGGTATGTCCTACCAGTAAGGACTACAGAGGTCAAAAGGATTATAGGTGTGGTTCATGGGACTTCTTCCTCTGGCTATACAACCTATGTAGAACCTCAAAGCGTTATAGACCTTAACAATAGACTCATAACTTTGCGAGAGGAGGAAGAGGAAGAGGTAAAAAGGATACTTAGGAAATTATCTTCCATGATAGGTGAACAGGCACAAAGACTCATGGAAGCCTTCAAGACCTTAGTGAAGGTAGACTATCTAAAGGCGTTAGCGGAGTTTTCTGAGTCCTATGGAGGTAAGTTTCCGAAGATAGGAGACCACATAGAGCTTCTTGGAGTGAAACATCCTCTATTGGTGTTTCTAAAGGAAGAGGTGGTTCCTATTGATATAGTAATAAAAGAAAAGAAAGGTCTTGTGTTAACAGGACCTAATACGGGTGGTAAAACCGTAGCTCTCAAAACCCTCGGACTTTGCTGTCTTCTTTTCCAATCCGCTATACCTATACCTGTGCAGGAAGGCACACTACCAGTTTTTGAGAATATCTTCGTAGATATAGGAGATGAACAAAGCATAGAGCAGAGTCTTTCTACCTTTTCCTCTCATATTACAAACATAGCCGAGTTTTTACCATACGTAAATAGTAAAAGTCTTGTGCTCCTTGATGAACTTGGTGCAGGAACAGATCCGGTGGAAGGCTCAGCCCTCGGAATTGCTATTCTTGAATACCTCAAAGAAAAGAACTCCTTTGTGCTCGTTAATACCCATCACACACCTATAAAGGTTTATGCTCTAAACTCCAGCTACTACACACCAGCTACTACTCTCTTTGATAAAGAAAGCCTTAAACCCCTTTACAAAATAGTCTACGATGCGGTAGGTGAAAGTATGGCTCTTTTTGTAGCACAAAGATGTGGTTTACCGCAGGAACTTATAGAAAAGGCGAAAAGGTTTTTACCTGTTGGTTTTGAGGAATATTTCACCGCAAGAGAAATCCTTGAAGGCTACATAAAGGAGTATCATGAGAAGTTAGGAAAACTGCAGGAGGAAAAGGAAAGACTTGAAAAATTAGCTATAGAGCAAGAAGCTATGCTAAAAGAGCTTGAAAACAGAAAAAGGGAGGAAATAAGAAAAGCGGTGGAGGAGGTGAAAAAACGTTTTGAAGAGTTTCTCCTTGAAGCAGAAAAGCATATGAGAAGCCTTAAGGATAGGCAGAAACTAAGAGAACTCTTTAGAGAGAAGATAGAGAGCGTTTACATAAAAGAACAAGAAGAGGCTATAAAGGTTGGTGATTGGGTGGATATGTTTGGGTCAAAGGGTAAGGTGCTTGAGATAAAGGATGATAGAGCGTGCGTCGTATCTGGGAATGTAAAGGCTTGGGTGAGGCTTTCGGAGCTTAAAAGAATAGAGCAACCACCCGAAGAGGAACAACCTAAGAAGGTCTATGAGATAAGAAAGAGTTTACCGTCGGAGATAAACCTTATAGGCTTTAGTGTTCAGGAAGCCCTTACAAAACTTGAGCTGTTCCTTCAAGAGGCTCACAGCATGGGTATAAAGGTAGTAAAGGTCATCCATGGGTATGGAACCCTTAAAAAGGCGGTTCAGGAATTCCTTTCCTCTTCACCTCTTGTGGTTTTTCACAGAGAGGGATACCCAAAGGAGGGAGGTGCTGGGACCTCCCTCGTATACCTAAGCAGGGATTAA